Genomic segment of Lentimicrobiaceae bacterium:
AACTTACTTGGTGGTAAAACAGTATGTTTGGCATTATCTTTTTCCATTTCGTGTTTAAGGTGCACGTACAAAGCCTTGCGGTTTTTGGTTTCGTGCATGTCGATAAAGTCAACTACAATAATGCCGCCCATGTCTCTGAGGCGTAGCTGACGAGCCACTTCGGTTGCAGCTTCAATGTTGACTGCTAAGGCATTTTCTTCCTGAGATATGTCGGAGTTTAATTTATGACCCGAGTTAATATCAATAACGTGAAGAGCTTCGGTGTGTTCGATTATCAAGTATATACCGTTTTTTATGGTAACGGTTTTTCCGAACGAGTTTTTTATCTGCTTGTCAATGCCGAAACTTTCAAAAATTGGTATTTTTCTCTTGTAAACCTTAACTATATCAGTTTTACCTGGTAGTATGGTACTAATATACGATTTAATTTCTTCGGCTACTGTAGTATCATCTACATGTATGTTTGTAAACGTTTCGTTTAGCATATCACGTAGCAATGCTGAGGTACGACTGATTTCGCTTATTATTTTTTGTGTAGGCTTAGCTTTAAAGAGTTCAGTGCTAATTGTATTCCACTTTTCGATAAGTGAATTAAGGTCGGCATCTAAGTCGGCAACACGTTTACCTTCGGCTACGGTTCTGATAATGATTCCGAAATTGGGCGGACGTATGCTCGAGATTAGCCTTTTAAGTCGGTTACGTTCTTGTATAGACTTAATTTTCTGCGATATCGACAGTTTATTTCCAAAAGGAACTAACACAAGGTATCTTCCGGCTAAAGAGATTTCGGAAGTAACTCTAGGTCCTTTGGTAGATATGGCTTCTTTTGCTATTTGGACTAAAACGGTGTCGTTGGGTTTAAAAACCTGAGATATTTTTCCCGACTTTTCTATATCGGGTTCAAGTTTAAAGTCTTGTAAATTGCCGTCGTTGAGCTTTCGCTTTGTAGCAAAACCGATAAACTTATTAAAAGAATTAATTTGCGGACCAAGGTCGAAATAGTGCAAAAAAGCATCTTTTTCCGACCCAATATCAACAAATGCAGCGTTAAGTCCGGGCATAATCTTCTTAACCCGACCAAGATAAACATCGCCAACGGCAAAATTGCTGTTGAGTTTATCTTTGTTCAGTTCAACCAAAGTCTTATCTTCTAATAAGGCTAAGTTTATTTCCGAACTATCTACATTTATGATTAATTCTTTATTTACCACAGCCATTATTTCACAACACTTTTACGTTCAAAAATTGTGGTATATTGTTCTAAACTGAAAAATATCCAAATTTGGGCATAGTCCAAAACAAAAGAAATGGCTATTTCTTTTTATGACGATTTTTGCGTAAACGTTTTTTGCGTTTGTGCGTAGACATTTTATGTCTTTTTCTTTTCTTTCCGCTTGGCATTATTTTATTGTTTTAATTTAAAATATATGTTACTTCACGTTTTTTTTAACCTGATTTAAAAACTCTTTTGAAGGTTTAAATGTAGGAATGTGGTGTTCCGGAATTACTATTGTGGTGTTTTTCGAAATGTTTCTACCAATTTTTTTTGCACGTTTTTTTACAACAAAGCTACCAAAGCCTCTCAAATAAACGTTTTCTCCTCCTATCATAGAAGATTTTACAGCATCCATAAATCCTTCAACTACTTGTTGAACTGCTACTTTTTCTATGCCTGTTTTGCTAGCAATTTCAGCTACAATTTCTGCTTTAGTCATATGAGTATTTTTTTATATTATTTGTGTTATTATATTAATTATGTTTAGTTTAACATTCTTTTAAGAATGATTTGCAAAGATAATATTCTTTTTATAATTATGTGTGATATTTAACTTTTTTAAATTTAATTTCAAATTGAAAACAATCTGATATTATGAATTATCTTTTACCTTTGCAAAAAAATGGTCCTATAGTTCAACGGATAGAACGAAAGTTTCCTAAACTTTAGATCCAGGTTCGATTCCTGGTGGGACTACTCTTTAAAGAGAATGCCATGGATTACAACATTCCCGACTGGGCTAAGGCATTGAGCTGTGCCATTACCGTATGCGACAAAAACGGAATTATTAAATACATGAACGATAAATCGTTGGCTATAAATGGTGGCTCTAAAATGTTGGGAGCTAATTTGTTTCCTTGCCATAACGAGCGTTCGCAAGAAATAATCAGACGTTTGCTAGAAAAAGGCGAATCCAATAGCTATACAATTGAAAAGAAAGGTGTTAAAAAGCTTATACACCAAACGCCTTGGTATATAGACGGAGAAATTGCAGGTTTGGTTGAAATATCTATAGAAATTCCTGAACAAATGCCACATTATGTGCGGGGTTGAGAGTTATTCTGTTCATGTTAAATTGGAGGTGCGTTAGCACCGTACAATTTGTAGAAAAACGTTTTATATTCGATAAAGGTGCGTAGCACCGAACCATTAGAAAAATGTAACAAACAAATACAACTATGGCAAACACGTACACTCAATGTTATTTTCACATAGTTTTCTCACCTAAAAATCGTGAAGCATTGATTCATAAATCATGGAAAGATAACCTAGAGAAATATATTACAGCGTGCATACAAAACCGCAAACACAAATTATTGGCAATTAATGCTCAGCCAGATCATGTTCATATACTTATTGGTTATTATCTGAGTGATTTAATTCCCGATTTGGTTGAAGACATAAAAACGTCAAGTAATCATTGGATAAGAGAAAACAAATTCACAAAATTTAAATTTGATTGGCAAAAAGGTTATGGTGCATTCACACATTCTAAATCGCAAGTTGATCAAGTTGTAAAATATATTCTGAACCAAGAAGAGCATCACAAGAAACGCAGTTTTAGGGAAGAATATCTAGATATTTTGAAAAAGAATAATGTCGATTATAACGAGGCATATTTATTTAACTTTTTTGAATAATCGATATTAGAAGAAGAGATTTAATGGTTCGGTGCTATGCACCTCTTAATTTTATCATTGTTGAGTTACAAATGGGGCGCCGTTATACGGCTTTTGTTAAGTGTTTTTGAAAACAGACATACATTTTTTGAAATCAAAGGTATGTTAGCGCCACACAATTTGAACATAAACCATTGCAAAATAGCATGGTCAACTATAACAAGGCATAGTCATTTGATTTTTTTGAATAATCGATATTAAAAGAAGAGATTTAATGGTTCGGTGCTACGCACCTCTTAATTTTGTCATTATGTAGTTACAAATGGGGCGCCGTTATACGGCTTTTGCTAAGTGTTTTCGGGGACAGATATATATTTTTGTAATTAATTAAAGGTGCGTTAGCACCGTAAAATTTGTAGATAAACAATTCACATTAAATCAAAGGTGCGTAGCACCGAACCCTCGAATATTCTGATATTTAATCGACTAATTTAGTCGATTTCCCAATCTTTTTTATCTTAACTATCGCAATAACTGTTAGTACCGCACAAGCTATTCCTATTGTCGGATCTACATTTGTTGTTAGCTCATCTCCCGAAGGGATAATATTATATTTATTTGAAAT
This window contains:
- a CDS encoding Rne/Rng family ribonuclease; the protein is MAVVNKELIINVDSSEINLALLEDKTLVELNKDKLNSNFAVGDVYLGRVKKIMPGLNAAFVDIGSEKDAFLHYFDLGPQINSFNKFIGFATKRKLNDGNLQDFKLEPDIEKSGKISQVFKPNDTVLVQIAKEAISTKGPRVTSEISLAGRYLVLVPFGNKLSISQKIKSIQERNRLKRLISSIRPPNFGIIIRTVAEGKRVADLDADLNSLIEKWNTISTELFKAKPTQKIISEISRTSALLRDMLNETFTNIHVDDTTVAEEIKSYISTILPGKTDIVKVYKRKIPIFESFGIDKQIKNSFGKTVTIKNGIYLIIEHTEALHVIDINSGHKLNSDISQEENALAVNIEAATEVARQLRLRDMGGIIVVDFIDMHETKNRKALYVHLKHEMEKDNAKHTVLPPSKFGLIQITRQRVRPVTNVSIQEQCPTCQGTGKIKPPIVIVDEIQNDIQYLLSNQNEKHLKLKVHPFVHAYLTSKSLRLKSVQWQWYKMFGKWIKIEPANSYKILEYHFFGKNDNEILI
- a CDS encoding integration host factor subunit beta, which encodes MTKAEIVAEIASKTGIEKVAVQQVVEGFMDAVKSSMIGGENVYLRGFGSFVVKKRAKKIGRNISKNTTIVIPEHHIPTFKPSKEFLNQVKKNVK
- a CDS encoding PAS domain-containing protein; the protein is MDYNIPDWAKALSCAITVCDKNGIIKYMNDKSLAINGGSKMLGANLFPCHNERSQEIIRRLLEKGESNSYTIEKKGVKKLIHQTPWYIDGEIAGLVEISIEIPEQMPHYVRG
- the tnpA gene encoding IS200/IS605 family transposase, which codes for MANTYTQCYFHIVFSPKNREALIHKSWKDNLEKYITACIQNRKHKLLAINAQPDHVHILIGYYLSDLIPDLVEDIKTSSNHWIRENKFTKFKFDWQKGYGAFTHSKSQVDQVVKYILNQEEHHKKRSFREEYLDILKKNNVDYNEAYLFNFFE